In one Niallia taxi genomic region, the following are encoded:
- a CDS encoding response regulator transcription factor, translating into MKRILIIEDEKNLARFIELELNYEGYHTEVCADGRSGLNKAITEQWDVILLDLMLPELNGMEVCRRIRQVKNTPILMITARDNVLDRVSGLDSGADDYLVKPFAIEELLARLRALFRRIENISSEQTEPVQKLTVLTYKDIVLELESHIARKGKEVIALTKREYDLLSMFMSNINIVLTRDVLLNKIWGYESEVETNVIDVYVRYLRNKLDPSGQEQYIETVRGIGYVMR; encoded by the coding sequence ATGAAAAGAATCCTTATTATAGAAGATGAAAAAAATCTTGCTCGGTTTATTGAGCTGGAATTGAATTACGAAGGCTATCATACAGAGGTTTGTGCAGACGGCAGAAGCGGTCTTAATAAAGCGATTACTGAACAATGGGACGTTATCCTCCTTGATCTCATGCTTCCAGAGTTAAACGGGATGGAGGTGTGCAGAAGAATCCGGCAAGTGAAAAACACACCGATATTGATGATAACTGCAAGAGACAATGTACTTGACAGGGTTTCAGGCTTGGACAGCGGGGCAGACGATTATTTAGTGAAGCCATTCGCTATTGAAGAGCTGCTTGCAAGACTTAGAGCGCTATTCAGAAGAATTGAAAACATCTCGAGCGAACAAACAGAACCAGTGCAAAAGCTGACAGTGCTTACATATAAAGATATTGTACTGGAATTGGAATCCCATATTGCCAGAAAAGGCAAGGAAGTTATTGCACTGACGAAAAGAGAGTATGACCTTCTCAGCATGTTTATGAGCAATATTAATATCGTGCTGACAAGGGATGTGCTTTTAAATAAAATATGGGGCTATGAATCTGAAGTGGAGACAAATGTTATTGATGTATATGTTCGTTACTTAAGGAATAAACTTGATCCGTCAGGACAGGAACAATACATTGAAACAGTCAGAGGAATAGGGTATGTGATGAGATGA
- a CDS encoding fluoride efflux transporter FluC has product MIYFYIGIGGVIGSIARFLCSLGQGAFPYHTLAINIAGSFFLGWFTKYIAERKKLSPLISTAIGTGVVGSFTTLSTFSLETLTLFQKGEVVHAFIYMAASGLLGPAAAFLGIILGTKLAERGHNYG; this is encoded by the coding sequence TTGATTTATTTTTATATTGGCATCGGCGGGGTTATCGGAAGTATTGCCAGATTTTTATGCAGTTTAGGGCAGGGCGCTTTTCCTTATCATACCTTAGCAATAAATATTGCAGGTTCTTTTTTCCTTGGCTGGTTTACAAAGTATATTGCAGAAAGAAAGAAACTCTCCCCATTAATTTCAACAGCTATCGGTACAGGTGTTGTTGGCTCATTCACGACCTTGTCAACGTTCAGTCTTGAAACACTAACCCTATTTCAAAAGGGGGAGGTAGTTCATGCGTTTATTTATATGGCAGCGAGCGGGCTGTTAGGACCAGCTGCCGCTTTTTTAGGGATTATACTTGGAACAAAGCTTGCTGAAAGAGGACATAATTATGGTTGA
- a CDS encoding secondary thiamine-phosphate synthase enzyme YjbQ, with protein MLIHKRLKTSEHTMFYEITDEIQAAVTETKITEGFAIVYCPHTTAGITINENADPDVVTDMIRRFDEVYPWSLDKDRHMEGNTAAHMKASTVGASEMVIINNGKLSLGTWQGIYFCEFDGPRHRSYTIKLITG; from the coding sequence ATGCTAATACACAAGCGCTTAAAAACTAGTGAACATACAATGTTTTATGAAATAACAGACGAGATTCAGGCTGCTGTTACAGAAACAAAAATAACAGAAGGTTTTGCAATCGTGTATTGCCCCCACACAACAGCAGGAATAACGATAAATGAAAATGCTGATCCCGATGTTGTCACAGATATGATTCGCCGTTTTGACGAAGTGTACCCATGGAGCTTGGATAAGGACAGGCATATGGAAGGAAACACAGCCGCACATATGAAAGCAAGTACAGTTGGTGCCTCTGAGATGGTTATAATTAATAACGGGAAATTATCTTTAGGTACATGGCAGGGCATTTATTTTTGCGAGTTTGATGGACCAAGACACAGAAGCTATACGATAAAGCTGATAACTGGATAA
- a CDS encoding HAMP domain-containing sensor histidine kinase, whose amino-acid sequence MNIGRRLSLLPWKWKLTLGLSLSIFLTYSIFTFFEFHTVSTWLMNQEENDVRQTMNEFVAYLKSDDKTISETEIKNSLATLEQLNTKNQLIRVIDEDGNVLISHLNGDFPILEPDIVEDEKELKYVSVGEEQSLVYSYPIKSKNFSGEIEIIRLLDSYKLVMKHLAFAMMLFAIAAILISALIGYLMSRELLKPLSIMTNTMKKIKSAGFKERMPVYPQKDEISELTTIFNHMMDRIELSFQAQKQFVEDASHELRTPISILEGHLSMLNRWGKHNPEILEESLKASLDETEKLKKLVLTLLDLTRLDHNRIDQDNLSPEMVNTIIEGAVKDFQMLHSDFKFHVQLQSNQLNGIAEQHFQQVLTILLDNAIKYSGASKEISVSTSKRDKLFILQISDKGIGIPDEEIDKVFDRFYRVDKARSRGQGGTGLGLAIAKKIVDYYQGSIQLDSRIGVGTTVTISLPENGIVTK is encoded by the coding sequence ATGAATATCGGAAGAAGACTATCCTTGCTTCCATGGAAATGGAAACTGACACTAGGTCTATCATTAAGTATTTTCCTAACATACAGCATCTTTACTTTTTTTGAATTTCATACTGTATCGACTTGGTTGATGAACCAGGAGGAGAATGACGTCAGGCAAACGATGAATGAATTTGTGGCCTATTTGAAATCTGACGATAAAACGATAAGTGAAACGGAAATCAAAAACAGCTTGGCTACATTAGAGCAATTAAACACAAAAAATCAGCTGATTCGCGTTATTGATGAAGACGGAAATGTACTGATTTCTCATTTGAACGGAGATTTTCCGATTCTTGAACCGGATATTGTTGAGGACGAAAAAGAGCTTAAGTATGTTTCTGTTGGAGAAGAGCAGTCATTAGTTTACAGTTACCCTATAAAAAGCAAAAACTTCTCAGGAGAAATTGAAATCATTAGACTGCTTGATTCGTATAAGTTAGTCATGAAGCATTTAGCGTTTGCGATGATGCTGTTTGCGATTGCAGCAATTTTGATTAGTGCGTTAATCGGCTACTTAATGTCAAGAGAGCTTTTAAAGCCATTAAGCATCATGACAAACACAATGAAAAAAATAAAAAGTGCTGGCTTTAAAGAAAGGATGCCTGTGTATCCGCAAAAGGACGAAATTTCAGAGCTTACTACGATTTTTAATCATATGATGGATCGAATTGAATTATCCTTTCAAGCGCAAAAGCAATTTGTCGAAGATGCCTCCCATGAGCTAAGAACGCCAATTTCCATTTTGGAAGGCCATCTTTCCATGTTAAATAGATGGGGGAAGCATAATCCTGAAATACTTGAGGAATCATTGAAGGCTTCCCTTGATGAAACAGAGAAATTAAAAAAACTAGTGCTCACATTGCTTGATTTAACTAGATTAGACCATAACAGGATTGACCAGGACAATTTATCACCGGAAATGGTTAATACCATCATTGAAGGAGCTGTTAAGGATTTTCAAATGCTTCACAGTGACTTTAAGTTCCATGTCCAATTACAATCAAACCAGCTTAATGGTATTGCAGAGCAGCATTTTCAACAAGTACTTACGATCCTTCTAGATAACGCAATTAAATACTCTGGAGCAAGTAAAGAGATTTCTGTTTCAACATCTAAAAGAGACAAGCTATTTATTCTGCAAATAAGTGATAAAGGTATCGGCATTCCAGATGAAGAAATTGACAAGGTATTTGACCGCTTTTACAGAGTGGATAAAGCCCGCAGCAGAGGCCAAGGCGGAACTGGTCTTGGATTGGCAATAGCCAAAAAAATCGTGGATTATTATCAAGGCAGTATACAATTAGACAGCAGGATCGGAGTGGGTACAACCGTAACCATATCATTGCCTGAAAATGGTATTGTCACTAAATAA
- the yidC gene encoding membrane protein insertase YidC has translation MTKSAKKLVLVLMTILTAIMLSACSTTGSGSGSSGGWFHNTVVEPFASLIHGTAMLFNGSFGLAIILITLIIRLLLMPLMLRQYKKQQTMKVKMELIKPEMDRIQKKLKTTKDQKEQQNLQREMMDLYKTHGVNPLSMGCLPMIIQMPILMGFYYAIRGSQEIASHTFLWFNLGHSDLILTAIAGIVYYLQFRVTQNTMTAEQQKQMKFMGLISPIMIVMVSLNAPAALPLYWTVGGIFLILQSMLGRKLYPPAVNDAAVTKKDKQ, from the coding sequence ATGACGAAATCAGCAAAAAAACTAGTTTTAGTACTTATGACAATATTAACTGCCATCATGCTTAGCGCATGTTCAACGACAGGTAGCGGAAGTGGAAGCAGCGGAGGCTGGTTTCATAATACGGTCGTCGAGCCATTTGCATCCTTGATACATGGGACAGCAATGCTATTTAATGGCAGCTTCGGACTTGCAATCATCCTGATTACACTTATCATCCGCCTTTTGTTAATGCCGCTAATGCTGCGTCAGTATAAAAAACAACAGACGATGAAAGTGAAGATGGAACTAATCAAGCCGGAAATGGATCGAATTCAAAAAAAGCTAAAAACGACGAAAGACCAAAAAGAACAGCAAAACCTGCAGCGTGAAATGATGGACCTATATAAAACACATGGAGTTAATCCATTGTCAATGGGCTGTCTGCCAATGATCATCCAAATGCCTATTCTAATGGGCTTCTATTATGCAATAAGAGGCTCACAGGAAATTGCCAGCCATACATTCTTATGGTTTAATCTTGGTCATTCCGACCTTATCCTAACGGCAATTGCTGGTATTGTTTATTATTTACAGTTCCGTGTGACACAAAACACGATGACTGCTGAACAACAAAAGCAAATGAAATTCATGGGACTAATTTCACCAATCATGATTGTGATGGTATCGCTTAATGCTCCTGCTGCTCTTCCGCTATACTGGACAGTCGGTGGTATTTTCCTTATATTGCAATCAATGCTTGGACGCAAATTATATCCACCAGCGGTCAATGATGCTGCAGTAACAAAAAAAGACAAACAATAA
- the odhB gene encoding 2-oxoglutarate dehydrogenase complex dihydrolipoyllysine-residue succinyltransferase codes for MGEIKIPELAESITEGTVAQWLKKTGEYVEKGDYIVELETDKVNVEIISEESGILQELKANEGDTVQVGEIIAIVSEGGANTKQAETPPKAPVQEAPVVTEAPPAKEEPSPIKPEAKGYPIASPSARKLAREKGIDLSQVLSNDPLGRLRAHDVIEHDKRKEQPAPSAPKETGNKQPQAAEANPGKPTERVRMTRRRQTIASRLVEVQQNTAMLTTFNEVDMSNIMKLRNKRKDQFHKENDVKLGFMSFFTKAVVACLKKAPLLNAEIQGDEIVLKKFYDIGIAVSTDDGLVVPVLRDADRKNFAEIESDIMTFADKARNNKLSLSDLQGGTFTITNGGVFGSLLSTPILNGPQVGILGMHKIQMRPVAIDNEKMENRPMMYLALSYDHRIIDGKEAVTFLARVKALLEDPESLLFEA; via the coding sequence ATGGGTGAGATTAAAATACCAGAACTAGCAGAATCAATTACAGAAGGTACCGTAGCACAATGGCTGAAAAAGACAGGTGAATATGTAGAAAAAGGTGACTATATAGTAGAACTGGAAACAGACAAGGTAAACGTTGAAATCATTTCTGAAGAAAGTGGTATTTTACAGGAACTGAAGGCTAATGAAGGTGATACAGTTCAGGTTGGAGAAATTATCGCTATCGTTTCTGAGGGTGGTGCCAATACTAAGCAAGCAGAAACACCGCCTAAAGCGCCTGTCCAAGAAGCGCCTGTAGTAACGGAAGCTCCTCCTGCAAAAGAGGAACCAAGTCCGATTAAGCCGGAAGCAAAAGGATATCCAATCGCTTCCCCATCTGCAAGAAAGCTAGCAAGAGAAAAAGGGATTGATTTATCGCAGGTTTTATCGAATGATCCGTTAGGAAGATTGCGTGCCCATGATGTAATAGAGCATGACAAAAGAAAAGAACAGCCTGCACCCTCTGCACCAAAAGAGACGGGAAATAAACAGCCTCAAGCGGCAGAAGCAAATCCAGGCAAGCCGACAGAGCGTGTTAGAATGACGCGCAGAAGACAAACAATTGCCTCAAGGCTTGTAGAAGTGCAGCAAAACACTGCAATGCTTACAACCTTTAACGAGGTGGATATGAGCAATATTATGAAACTAAGAAATAAACGCAAGGATCAATTTCATAAAGAAAATGATGTGAAGCTTGGATTCATGTCATTCTTTACTAAAGCAGTTGTTGCTTGCTTGAAGAAAGCACCGCTGTTAAACGCTGAAATACAGGGAGACGAAATTGTCCTTAAAAAATTCTATGATATTGGCATAGCTGTTTCTACAGATGATGGTTTGGTTGTACCAGTTCTTCGTGATGCGGATCGTAAGAATTTTGCCGAAATAGAAAGTGATATTATGACGTTTGCAGATAAAGCGCGTAATAATAAATTGTCCTTATCAGATTTGCAAGGAGGAACATTTACTATTACTAATGGCGGTGTGTTCGGTTCGCTATTGTCCACACCTATCTTGAACGGTCCTCAAGTCGGAATACTAGGTATGCATAAAATCCAAATGCGTCCTGTTGCCATTGACAATGAGAAAATGGAAAACAGGCCAATGATGTATTTAGCTCTTTCCTATGATCATCGTATCATTGACGGCAAGGAAGCGGTAACCTTCCTGGCAAGAGTTAAAGCATTATTAGAAGATCCTGAATCATTACTTTTTGAGGCTTAA
- a CDS encoding cysteine hydrolase family protein, with translation MLVKALINIDYTFDFIEGALPCGDPGIKIEKAITQITRQFIEEGHFTVFAIDLHTEKDSYHPETELFPPHNIKGTEGRNLYGSLKEVYEQFKVRNNVYWMDKTRYSAFTGTDLEIKLNERNIKDIHLVGVCTDICVLHTAVDAYNKGYNLYIHEKATASFNEAGHIWALNHFKSTLGAAIL, from the coding sequence ATTCTAGTGAAAGCTCTAATTAATATTGATTATACTTTCGATTTTATTGAAGGTGCACTGCCTTGCGGTGATCCAGGAATTAAAATAGAAAAAGCTATTACGCAAATTACCCGGCAATTTATCGAAGAGGGTCATTTTACTGTATTTGCCATTGATTTACATACTGAAAAGGATTCATATCATCCTGAAACAGAATTGTTTCCGCCCCATAATATTAAAGGGACAGAAGGCAGAAACCTATATGGTTCCTTGAAAGAGGTTTATGAGCAATTCAAGGTGCGCAACAATGTATATTGGATGGATAAAACAAGATACAGTGCATTTACCGGTACAGATCTTGAAATAAAGCTCAATGAGCGAAACATAAAGGATATTCATCTTGTAGGTGTCTGTACAGATATATGTGTGCTCCACACGGCTGTAGATGCCTATAATAAGGGATATAATCTTTATATCCATGAAAAGGCAACAGCATCCTTTAATGAAGCAGGCCATATATGGGCGCTAAATCATTTTAAAAGCACACTTGGTGCAGCCATTTTGTAA
- a CDS encoding DUF6501 family protein, protein MIHEIWNDKNTVKKVKCIHTDASKYIVNRVLTVGETYEVKNETEEFYFIVDNSGKVGGFYKDYFQDL, encoded by the coding sequence TTGATACATGAAATATGGAATGACAAGAATACAGTTAAAAAAGTGAAGTGCATACATACAGATGCCAGCAAGTATATTGTTAATAGAGTGCTGACAGTCGGCGAAACATATGAAGTTAAAAATGAAACAGAAGAATTTTATTTCATTGTTGATAATTCTGGAAAAGTCGGCGGATTTTATAAGGATTATTTTCAAGATCTATAA
- a CDS encoding H-type small acid-soluble spore protein: MNVGRAIEIMNAGEIVHVSYNGEQIFIQNVNEDTKTARIYTKNNPEQELEVDVLQLIEEQ, from the coding sequence ATGAATGTTGGAAGAGCTATTGAAATCATGAATGCTGGCGAAATTGTTCATGTAAGTTATAATGGTGAACAGATTTTCATTCAAAATGTCAATGAGGATACTAAAACGGCAAGAATATATACGAAAAACAATCCAGAACAAGAGCTAGAGGTCGATGTACTACAGCTTATTGAAGAGCAATAA
- the sda gene encoding sporulation histidine kinase inhibitor Sda — MKIMSNEQLIFSYRDALKAGNEEEWIIMLKQEMDKRGLNPSIGTE; from the coding sequence ATGAAAATTATGAGCAATGAACAGCTGATTTTTTCTTATCGAGATGCATTGAAAGCCGGAAATGAAGAGGAATGGATAATTATGCTGAAACAGGAAATGGACAAGCGTGGTCTCAATCCGAGTATTGGGACTGAATAG
- the crcB gene encoding fluoride efflux transporter CrcB: MVEMIGTVALGGFLGAISRYWLMQYIKTKIKSVMPIATLVINLTGSFLLGLTAGFHVNETVHLLFAVGFLGAYTTFSTLAVEAAELWKGKTRRTFYWYLFFSFGGGLLFAWLGYLAAYIG; the protein is encoded by the coding sequence ATGGTTGAGATGATAGGTACAGTTGCCCTTGGCGGTTTTTTGGGAGCAATTAGCCGTTATTGGTTGATGCAATATATTAAAACTAAGATAAAGTCTGTTATGCCAATTGCTACACTTGTCATAAATTTGACAGGTTCTTTTCTATTAGGATTGACTGCGGGATTTCATGTGAATGAAACAGTCCATCTCTTGTTTGCTGTTGGTTTTTTAGGAGCATATACCACCTTTTCCACATTGGCAGTCGAGGCTGCTGAGCTGTGGAAAGGAAAAACCAGAAGGACATTCTATTGGTATTTGTTTTTTTCTTTTGGCGGTGGGCTTCTTTTTGCATGGTTAGGATACTTGGCTGCATATATTGGATAA
- a CDS encoding gamma-glutamylcyclotransferase family protein, whose translation MLVFVYGTLRKQQINHYMMKNYPCMQEDVWVYGKIYDAGAGYPFLALNRGSEKVRGEVFEVPQAELYLLDEFEDYTPDDPNSLYVRVEVDVYDDNDNSTKAFTYVCNKEEMLLYEIEGHDWVTFFKKNRNK comes from the coding sequence GTGCTAGTCTTTGTTTATGGAACTTTAAGAAAGCAGCAAATCAATCATTATATGATGAAAAACTATCCCTGTATGCAAGAAGATGTGTGGGTATATGGCAAAATATACGATGCAGGTGCAGGCTATCCCTTCCTAGCATTGAATCGGGGGAGTGAGAAGGTGCGCGGGGAAGTATTTGAAGTCCCTCAAGCTGAACTTTATCTGCTGGATGAGTTTGAGGATTATACACCTGATGATCCTAACAGCTTATATGTGCGGGTGGAGGTCGATGTGTATGATGATAACGACAATTCCACTAAAGCATTTACCTATGTTTGCAATAAGGAAGAGATGCTACTGTACGAAATTGAAGGCCATGATTGGGTAACGTTTTTTAAGAAAAACCGGAATAAATGA
- a CDS encoding 2-oxoglutarate dehydrogenase E1 component, protein MGKPSSGKGSYQPAFYGPNLGVAMELYDKYLENPDSVDEEMRDFFATWGSPIEQEDTVRKPALSSGSNLEVEKVIAAVTLVNKIRAYGHLAADIYPLGDVHRQEELFELSRYQLTKEDLEKIDASLLCQDAPSTVRNGFEVVQYLKDVYMNKIAFEFYHVNDINEKNWLQKKVESGSLKPACNKELKKKLLKRVVEVEEFENFLHKTYVGQKRFSIEGLDTMVPLLDEIISQSVVNGAKNVHIGMAHRGRLNVLAHVLEKPYEMIFAEFQHAPNKKLVPSEGSIGISFGWTGDVKYHLGLNRQIKKSSTSNVRLTLANNPSHLEFVGSVVEGFTRASQDDRTAPGFPEENHQSAQAILIHGDAAFPGQGIVAETLNLTGLKGYRTGGTIHIIANNTIGFTTESRDSRSTRYASDLAKGFEIPIIHVNADDPEAVIKAAKLACEYRAAFNKDFLIDLIGYRRYGHNEMDEPMTTNPLMYKIIKEHPTITASYFNVLQEQGVLSETEFQGLKKDVIAKLKQAYDKVPTKEEMDEEALPPNSVERDLPMIDTTISEKRLKEINSELISFPDNFRVFDKLSKILKRREKAIEEGKIDWGLAETLAYASILQDGTPIRLSGQDSERGTFAHRNIVLHDNESDKVYSPLHLLSTAQASFAVHNSPLSEGAVLGFEYGYNVFAPETLVLWEAQFGDFANAAQVIFDQFISAGRAKWGQKSGLVMLLPHAYEGQGPEHSSGRLERFLTSAAENNWTVANLTSSAQYFHILRRQAAILNKEEVRPLVIMTPKSLLRNADVASSVSAFSNDTFQPVVEEELTGKNPQAVKRILLSTGKIAIDLHQGIMQLEDSDWVHSVRIEELYPFPANKLKEILIKYPNLQEIRWVQEEPQNMGAWSFMEPRVEKLLPETVTFDYIGRRRRSSPAEGDPIVHRKNQARIINKALTWIE, encoded by the coding sequence ATGGGAAAGCCATCTAGTGGTAAAGGCTCCTATCAGCCAGCGTTTTATGGACCCAATCTCGGGGTTGCAATGGAGCTGTACGACAAATACTTAGAAAATCCTGATTCAGTTGATGAGGAAATGCGAGATTTTTTCGCAACTTGGGGGTCACCAATTGAACAGGAAGACACTGTACGTAAACCAGCACTATCTTCTGGAAGTAATTTAGAAGTTGAAAAGGTCATTGCAGCAGTTACATTAGTGAACAAAATCAGGGCGTATGGCCATTTAGCTGCAGATATTTACCCATTGGGTGATGTACATAGGCAAGAGGAACTTTTTGAGTTGTCTCGTTATCAGCTTACTAAAGAGGACTTAGAAAAAATTGATGCATCACTGCTTTGTCAGGATGCACCAAGCACTGTAAGAAATGGCTTTGAAGTTGTGCAATATTTAAAGGATGTTTATATGAATAAAATTGCCTTTGAATTTTATCATGTGAACGATATAAATGAAAAAAACTGGCTCCAGAAAAAGGTGGAATCAGGAAGTCTCAAGCCTGCCTGCAATAAAGAACTGAAGAAAAAACTCCTAAAAAGAGTGGTAGAGGTTGAGGAATTCGAAAATTTCTTACATAAAACATATGTCGGCCAAAAGCGATTCTCGATTGAAGGCCTTGATACGATGGTTCCATTGCTTGATGAGATTATATCTCAGTCTGTTGTTAACGGTGCAAAAAACGTTCATATTGGGATGGCTCACAGAGGAAGGCTAAATGTGTTAGCACATGTGCTTGAAAAGCCGTATGAGATGATTTTTGCTGAATTTCAGCATGCCCCAAATAAAAAGCTTGTTCCTTCAGAAGGATCAATCGGTATAAGCTTTGGCTGGACAGGTGATGTGAAATATCACTTAGGGCTGAACAGACAAATCAAGAAGAGCAGCACATCGAATGTACGCCTTACATTGGCAAATAATCCAAGCCATCTGGAGTTTGTCGGCTCTGTTGTTGAAGGATTTACACGCGCATCACAAGATGACAGAACAGCTCCAGGCTTTCCTGAAGAGAACCATCAATCTGCACAAGCTATCCTGATTCATGGAGACGCGGCATTTCCAGGGCAAGGCATTGTGGCAGAAACACTAAACCTGACTGGACTTAAAGGATATAGAACAGGTGGGACGATACACATAATAGCAAATAATACGATCGGATTTACAACTGAATCAAGGGACTCAAGATCGACAAGATATGCAAGTGACCTTGCCAAAGGTTTTGAAATTCCAATCATTCATGTAAATGCAGACGATCCGGAAGCGGTAATAAAGGCTGCAAAGCTGGCATGTGAGTACAGAGCTGCCTTTAACAAGGATTTCTTGATTGATTTAATCGGCTATAGAAGATATGGACATAATGAAATGGATGAGCCGATGACTACAAATCCATTGATGTACAAAATAATCAAAGAACATCCTACTATTACGGCGAGCTACTTTAACGTTTTACAGGAACAAGGTGTATTGTCTGAAACTGAATTCCAAGGCTTAAAAAAGGACGTTATTGCTAAATTAAAGCAAGCGTATGATAAAGTGCCTACAAAGGAAGAAATGGACGAAGAAGCACTTCCTCCAAATTCGGTTGAAAGAGATTTGCCTATGATTGATACAACTATTTCAGAAAAGCGACTGAAGGAAATTAATTCAGAATTAATTTCGTTTCCTGATAACTTCCGTGTATTTGACAAACTAAGTAAAATCTTAAAACGACGTGAAAAAGCGATAGAAGAAGGGAAGATTGATTGGGGGTTGGCTGAGACCTTAGCTTATGCGAGCATCCTGCAGGACGGCACGCCAATTCGCTTGTCTGGCCAGGACTCAGAACGAGGAACCTTTGCACATAGAAATATTGTGCTTCATGATAATGAATCAGATAAGGTTTACTCACCGCTTCATTTGTTGTCAACTGCACAAGCGTCCTTTGCGGTACATAACAGTCCGCTGTCAGAAGGTGCCGTTCTTGGTTTTGAATATGGCTATAATGTGTTTGCTCCTGAAACACTCGTTCTTTGGGAAGCACAATTCGGCGATTTTGCTAATGCTGCACAAGTTATATTTGATCAATTCATTTCAGCTGGAAGAGCAAAATGGGGACAAAAGTCCGGGTTAGTAATGTTGCTTCCACATGCTTATGAAGGCCAAGGACCAGAGCATTCGAGCGGACGACTGGAAAGATTTTTGACCTCTGCTGCGGAAAATAACTGGACTGTTGCCAATTTAACATCATCTGCACAATATTTTCATATTTTGCGCAGACAGGCAGCCATCTTAAATAAAGAGGAAGTAAGACCACTAGTAATCATGACACCGAAAAGCTTGTTAAGAAATGCAGATGTGGCATCAAGTGTAAGTGCATTCAGCAACGACACGTTTCAACCAGTAGTAGAGGAAGAGCTTACTGGCAAAAATCCACAGGCTGTGAAACGAATTTTGCTGTCAACTGGAAAGATAGCAATCGACCTTCATCAAGGAATTATGCAGCTGGAGGATTCTGATTGGGTGCATAGTGTACGTATCGAGGAACTTTATCCGTTCCCAGCGAATAAATTGAAAGAAATTTTAATAAAATATCCTAATTTACAAGAAATTAGATGGGTGCAAGAGGAGCCTCAAAATATGGGTGCATGGAGCTTCATGGAGCCAAGAGTGGAGAAGCTGCTACCTGAAACTGTCACATTCGATTATATCGGACGACGCAGAAGATCAAGTCCTGCAGAAGGGGACCCAATTGTTCATCGCAAAAATCAAGCAAGAATCATTAATAAAGCATTGACATGGATTGAATAG